A stretch of Mastomys coucha isolate ucsf_1 unplaced genomic scaffold, UCSF_Mcou_1 pScaffold1, whole genome shotgun sequence DNA encodes these proteins:
- the LOC116071432 gene encoding left-right determination factor 1 isoform X2 — protein MPSLWLCGAFWALSLVSLGEALTGEQVLGSLLQQLQLDQPPVLDKAEVEGMVIPSHVRAQYVALLQHSHASRSRGKRFSQNFREVAGRFLVSDASTHLQKRLSPHSARARVTIEWLRFRDDGSNRTALIDSRLVSILESGWKAFDVTEAVNFWQQLSRPRQPLLLQVSVQREPLGPGTWGAHKLVRFAAQGTPDGKGQGEPQLELHTLDLKDYGAQGNCDPEAPVTEGTRCCRQEMYLDLQGMEWAENWILEPPGFLTYECVGSCLQLPESLTSRWPFLGPRQCVASEMSSLPMIVSMKEDGRTRPQVVSLPNMRVQTCSCVSDGALIPRRLEP, from the exons ATGCCATCCCTGTGGCTCTGTGGGGCATTCTGGGCACTGTCCCTGGTTAGCCTCGGGGAAGCCCTGACTGGAGAGCAGGTTCTGGGCAGCCTACTGCAACAGCTGCAGCTTGATCAACCGCCAGTCTTGGACAAGGCTGAGGTGGAAGGGATGGTCATCCCCTCACATGTGAGGGCCCAGTATGTGGCCCTGCTACAGCACAGCCATGCCAGCCGCTCACGAGGCAAGAGGTTCAGCCAGAACTTTCGAG AGGTGGCAGGTAGGTTCCTGGTGTCAGACGCCTCCACTCACCT GCAAAAGAGGCTGTCCCCACACAGCGCACGAGCTCGGGTCACCATTGAATGGCTGCGCTTCCGCGACGACGGCTCCAACCGCACTGCCCTTATCGATTCTAG GCTCGTGTCCATCCTCGAGAGCGGCTGGAAGGCCTTCGACGTGACGGAGGCCGTGAACTTCTGGCAGCAGCTGAGCCGGCCGAGGCAGCCGCTGCTGCTCCAGGTGTCGGTGCAGAGGGAGCCTCTGGGACCGGGGACCTGGGGCGCACACAAGTTGGTCCGGTTCGCGGCGCAGGGGACACCGGACGGCAAGGGGCAGGGCGAGCCACAGCTGGAGCTGCACACGCTGGACCTCAAGGACTACGG AGCTCAAGGCAACTGCGACCCCGAGGCACCAGTGACTGAAGGCACCCGATGCTGTCGCCAGGAGATGTACCTGGACCTGCAGGGGATGGAGTGGGCCGAGAACTGGATCCTAGAACCGCCAGGATTCCTGACTTACGAATGCGTGGGCAGCTGCCTGCAGCTACCGGAGTCCCTGACCAGCAGGTGGCCCTTTCTGGGGCCTCGGCAGTGCGTTGCCTCTGAGATGAGCTCCCTGCCCATGATTGTCAGCATGAAGGAGGATGGCAGGACCAGGCCTCAGGTGGTCAGCCTGCCCAACATGAGGGTACAGACCTGTAGCTGTGTCTCAGATGGGGCGCTCATTCCCAGGAGGCTGGAGCCGTAG
- the LOC116071432 gene encoding left-right determination factor 1 isoform X1, producing MPSLWLCGAFWALSLVSLGEALTGEQVLGSLLQQLQLDQPPVLDKAEVEGMVIPSHVRAQYVALLQHSHASRSRGKRFSQNFREVAGRFLVSDASTHLLVFGMEQRLPPNSELVQAVLRLFQEPVPRTALRRQKRLSPHSARARVTIEWLRFRDDGSNRTALIDSRLVSILESGWKAFDVTEAVNFWQQLSRPRQPLLLQVSVQREPLGPGTWGAHKLVRFAAQGTPDGKGQGEPQLELHTLDLKDYGAQGNCDPEAPVTEGTRCCRQEMYLDLQGMEWAENWILEPPGFLTYECVGSCLQLPESLTSRWPFLGPRQCVASEMSSLPMIVSMKEDGRTRPQVVSLPNMRVQTCSCVSDGALIPRRLEP from the exons ATGCCATCCCTGTGGCTCTGTGGGGCATTCTGGGCACTGTCCCTGGTTAGCCTCGGGGAAGCCCTGACTGGAGAGCAGGTTCTGGGCAGCCTACTGCAACAGCTGCAGCTTGATCAACCGCCAGTCTTGGACAAGGCTGAGGTGGAAGGGATGGTCATCCCCTCACATGTGAGGGCCCAGTATGTGGCCCTGCTACAGCACAGCCATGCCAGCCGCTCACGAGGCAAGAGGTTCAGCCAGAACTTTCGAG AGGTGGCAGGTAGGTTCCTGGTGTCAGACGCCTCCACTCACCTGCTAGTGTTCGGCATGGAGCAGCGGCTGCCGCCTAACAGCGAGCTGGTGCAGGCCGTGCTGCGGCTTTTCCAGGAGCCTGTGCCCAGAACAGCTCTCCGGAGGCAAAAGAGGCTGTCCCCACACAGCGCACGAGCTCGGGTCACCATTGAATGGCTGCGCTTCCGCGACGACGGCTCCAACCGCACTGCCCTTATCGATTCTAG GCTCGTGTCCATCCTCGAGAGCGGCTGGAAGGCCTTCGACGTGACGGAGGCCGTGAACTTCTGGCAGCAGCTGAGCCGGCCGAGGCAGCCGCTGCTGCTCCAGGTGTCGGTGCAGAGGGAGCCTCTGGGACCGGGGACCTGGGGCGCACACAAGTTGGTCCGGTTCGCGGCGCAGGGGACACCGGACGGCAAGGGGCAGGGCGAGCCACAGCTGGAGCTGCACACGCTGGACCTCAAGGACTACGG AGCTCAAGGCAACTGCGACCCCGAGGCACCAGTGACTGAAGGCACCCGATGCTGTCGCCAGGAGATGTACCTGGACCTGCAGGGGATGGAGTGGGCCGAGAACTGGATCCTAGAACCGCCAGGATTCCTGACTTACGAATGCGTGGGCAGCTGCCTGCAGCTACCGGAGTCCCTGACCAGCAGGTGGCCCTTTCTGGGGCCTCGGCAGTGCGTTGCCTCTGAGATGAGCTCCCTGCCCATGATTGTCAGCATGAAGGAGGATGGCAGGACCAGGCCTCAGGTGGTCAGCCTGCCCAACATGAGGGTACAGACCTGTAGCTGTGTCTCAGATGGGGCGCTCATTCCCAGGAGGCTGGAGCCGTAG